The Trypanosoma brucei gambiense DAL972 chromosome 10, complete sequence genome has a segment encoding these proteins:
- a CDS encoding RBSR4, producing MGRDSRGDRYGRRDDVVDPHGGSRGGGEASSSRYSRYARTKRSRSPRGGRRNSSEERKHRRHRSESVSRQRRRREVSGDSGKKGHRRSRSRSRSKPSSRRKEGGELSRFKTVDVNELLQSPTPDPSAVPGNSLQTQILFQLLQQQQQQHAGLLSDPLPAAVAIPPVETTPMISVGTVAGAVQSAYPLQTDGEVPQETLIDQPAPAKVLPSVADFVPVIPKSLVGLLTTPATGSNVESGGADVSAASGGGANGGTCGVLTTATGALAVLQAPKLSPEAERRAREARRAHISCFPRGTTQQELLDYFRTIIPIVRRIRVQREMDRLTEEARAKLGNDAEAENIERREIPANAVIDVDRVIDLAVNSAKSKPFGFLEVSLADLVTELVEESVRDPDRFTFVAADGKPYPITIRRPRDYQELPGVDHRKVVMLGFPPTLPLEKLRLVFEQFGQLLAFDVKEGMAYGEFEKEEDAVECVRDLQGEVLGNRVVVLMPLYDWLKVVCTHADIDVSLDPDDPVAGTSLLAKTSQNDGAIVPLLAEDVEKKEEPVDHMKELLELTVHLPDVILHFSKTFPHLRSLYGSTVPIFPTRILVLMNLFDEEELVLDETYERLVEEVSEEVEKHGRVKSLIIPRRTPPPLPPKLPKNVLASRTGATKNSEMGQPKYSQNDDSEGSRKDYEFAADPTAPPMPSNISVGREDVQSFRGDNDGIKHDQGDGSNLNTNNDSINDDEDEEAKYEREKAEYLKAREAYTENILHPIHGGLGRVFVEYESVDEAAIAQREIAGRLFGGRTVVTSFMFEDVLYPPTTEEEEARAEEKVQLYLESIGAGDGDEGENVGNGEAQPHGGTEEGTQTGAFEESQNLPLKTEGDDGIAGIDG from the coding sequence ATGGGGCGTGATAGTCGCGGAGACCGATACGGTCGCAGGGACGATGTTGTTGACCCTCATGGCGGTTCCCGGGGCGGTGGTGAGGCGTCTTCATCTCGTTACAGTCGCTATGCAAGGACGAAACGCTCGCGATCTCCCCGTGGAGGTCGCCGGAATTCAAGTGAAGAGCGAAAACACCGACGGCACCGCAGCGAGAGTGTCAGTCGGCAGCGCCGGCGTCGCGAGGTGAGCGGGGACAGTGGGAAGAAGGGTCACCGCCGCTCACGTTCACGCTCACGGTCCAAACCGTCTTCCAGGcgaaaggagggaggggagCTCTCGCGTTTCAAAACGGTAGACGTAAATGAGCTTCTGCAGTCTCCCACTCCCGATCCATCTGCTGTTCCTGGCAACTCCTTACAAACTCAAATATTATTCCagttgctgcagcagcagcagcagcagcatgcCGGTTTATTGAGTGATCCGTTACCAGCGGCAGTGGCGATTCCTCCGGTTGAAACAACACCAATGATCAGCGTTGGCACAGTTGCCGGTGCTGTGCAGTCGGCGTATCCGTTGCAAACAGACGGGGAAGTCCCTCAGGAAACACTTATTGATCAACCGGCACCAGCGAAAGTACTTCCATCTGTCGCGGATTTTGTCCCCGTCATCCCGAAGAGCTTAGTTGGGCTGCTGACCACCCCAGCAACCGGTAGTAACGTTGAATCCGGCGGCGCCGACGTTTCCGCGGCAAGCGGTGGAGGAGCGAATGGTGGTACGTGCGGTGTGTTGACAACGGCAACTGGGGCGCTCGCAGTCTTGCAAGCACCAAAACTTTCCCCAGAGGCGGAGCGCCGGGCACGTGAGGCAAGGCGGGCCCACATTTCGTGCTTCCCACGTGGCACGACGCAACAGGAACTTCTGGACTACTTCAGGACCATCATACCGATAGTTCGCCGCATTCGAGTGCAGCGTGAAATGGACCGGTTAACCGAAGAAGCGCGTGCAAAGCTTGGGAACGACGCGGAGGCGGAAAATATTGAGCGTCGTGAGATACCCGCCAACGCTGTGATTGATGTTGACCGTGTAATTGATCTAGCAGTAAATAGCGCAAAGTCAAAACCCTTTGGATTTTTGGAAGTCAGTCTTGCTGATCTTGTGACAGAATTGGTTGAAGAATCCGTGCGGGACCCGGATCGCTTTacctttgttgctgctgatggaAAACCGTACCCTATCACCATCCGTCGTCCACGAGACTACCAGGAGCTTCCAGGAGTAGATCACCGAAAGGTTGTGATGCTTGGTTTCCCACCAACGCTCCCTCTGGAAAAATTGCGGCTCGTGTTTGAGCAGTTTGGACAACTGCTTGCGTTTGATGTGAAGGAGGGTATGGCCTATGGTGAATtcgagaaggaagaagatgcCGTTGAATGTGTCCGTGATTTGCAAGGAGAGGTGTTGGGTAACCGAGTGGTTGTGCTAATGCCGCTTTATGATTGGCTTAAAGTTGTTTGTACTCATGCCGACATTGATGTTTCACTTGACCCCGACGACCCTGTAGCGGGGACGTCGCTTTTGGCTAAAACAAGCCAAAACGATGGTGCCATCGTACCGCTGCTTGCTGAAGatgtggaaaagaaggaggaaccCGTAGACCACATGAAAGAGCTACTGGAGCTTACGGTCCACCTGCCAGACGTGATTCTGCACTTTTCGAAGACGTTTCCACATCTTAGGTCACTGTACGGTAGCACAGTACCGATTTTCCCCACCCGTATCCTTGTGTTAATGAATCTGTttgatgaagaggaactgGTGTTGGATGAGACGTACGAACGACTTGTGGAAGAAGTCTCCGAAGAGGTAGAAAAACACGGGCGCGTAAAATCTTTAATCATTCCTCGGAGGACACCCCCTCCACTCCCGCCCAAACTTCCAAAAAATGTTTTGGCTTCACGAACGGGTGCTACAAAGAATTCGGAAATGGGACAACCCAAGTACTCGCAGAACGACGATTCTGAAGGTAGTAGAAAAGACTATGAATTCGCTGCTGATCCTACCGCGCCACCCATGCCTTCAAATATTTCTGTTGGGCGTGAGGATGTCCAATCGTTTCGCGGCGATAATGACGGAATCAAACATGATCAAGGAGACGGAAGTAATTTAAATACTAACAATGACAGTAttaatgatgatgaagatgaggaagCGAAGTATGAGCGCGAGAAAGCGGAGTATCTCAAGGCGCGGGAAGCTTACACAGAGAACATACTGCACCCAATTCACGGCGGATTAGGCCGTGTTTTTGTGGAGTATGAGTCGGTGGATGAGGCAGCCATTGCTCAACGGGAGATTGCTGGTCGGTTGTTTGGAGGCCGCACCGTTGTAACGTCTTTCATGTTTGAAGATGTACTATATCCACCAACcactgaggaagaggaagcgcGGGCTGAAGAGAAAGTACAGCTCTACTTGGAGTCAATCGGAGCGGGGGATGGTGATGAAGGCGAAAATGTTGGCAACGGTGAGGCGCAACCGCATGGAGGTACCGAAGAAGGGACGCAGACAGGTGCCTTTGAGGAGAGCCAAAACTTGCCTTTGAAAACGGAAGGTGATGACGGTATCGCAGGTATTGACGGTTAA
- a CDS encoding Tbgamb.27571 protease regulatory ATPase subunit,putative: MQERQEEYASLSEREQLRQDVIAKTIRRNESRARVREVAKAMEASERELMRVVDQLSALMSIGHFVGEILHKVDEERFIVQSVSGARHLVGYKKSIKPEKLKIGTRVALEITTLTIVRVLPREVDPQVYNMQVMENEKNISFQEIGGLQEQMRQMREVVELPLTNPELFVRVGISPPKGVLLYGPPGTGKTLLAKAIASNVDAAFLKIVASSIVDKYIGESARVLREMFAFARDHEPCIIFIDEVDAIGGKRIEGSSSDREVQRTLMELLHQMDGFEKLGKVKVIMATNRPDTLDPALMRPGRLDRKIEIGLPNEAGRLDVLKIHASKITKQGDIDYDSIVKLSEGFNGADLRNVCTEAGMFALRAGRDYVINEDFNKATRKVADSKKLESAPHQYSEQ, from the coding sequence ATGCAGGAACGTCAGGAGGAGTACGCCTCACTTTCTGAGCGGGAACAGTTGCGGCAAGACGTCATTGCCAAAACTATACGACGCAATGAATCACGGGCACGCGTCCGTGAGGTTGCAAAGGCAATGGAGGCATCGGAGAGGGAGTTGATGCGCGTGGTGGATCAACTTAGTGCTCTCATGAGCATTGGCCACTTCGTTGGTGAAATTCTTCACAAGGTGGATGAAGAGCGGTTTATCGTACAGAGCGTTTCCGGTGCTCGCCATCTCGTTGGTTACAAGAAAAGTATCAAGCCGGAGAAGCTGAAAATTGGAACTCGTGTCGCACTGGAAATTACAACGCTAACAATTGTGAGAGTGCTTCCCCGTGAGGTTGACCCACAGGTATATAACATGCAAGTTATGGAGAACGAGAAGAATATTTCGTTCCAGGAAATCGGTGGCTTGCAGGAGCAGATGCGGCAAATGCGAGAGGTTGTAGAACTTCCTCTGACGAATCCGGagttgtttgtgcgtgtcGGTATTTCACCTCCTAAGGGCGTGCTTCTTTACGGCCCACCGGGAACCGGCAAGACGCTACTTGCTAAAGCAATTGCGTCCAATGTTGACGCTGCTTTCCTGAAAATTGTAGCGTCCTCTATTGTAGATAAATATATTGGCGAGTCGGCACGAGTACTGCGTGAGATGTTTGCTTTTGCGCGCGATCATGAGCCAtgcattatttttattgatgAAGTGGATGCTATTGGCGGGAAGCGAATCGAGGGTAGTTCCTCCGACCGCGAGGTCCAGCGTACGCTAATGGAACTACTGCATCAGATGGATGGCTTTGAGAAGCTAGGGAAAGTGAAAGTGATTATGGCGACCAACCGCCCCGACACGTTGGACCCCGCGCTTATGCGTCCCGGGAGGTTAGACCGTAAAATCGAAATCGGATTACCGAACGAGGCCGGTCGTCTTGACGTACTGAAGATTCACGCATCCAAGATTACGAAACAAGGCGACATTGATTACGACTCGATCGTCAAACTCTCTGAAGGTTTTAATGGTGCCGACTTACGCAATGTTTGTACCGAGGCCGGGATGTTTGCCCTTCGCGCGGGCAGGGATTACGTCATCAACGAAGACTTCAACAAAGCAACCCGGAAGGTGGCAGATTCTAAGAAACTGGAGAGTGCTCCACATCAATACTCAGAGCAATAG
- a CDS encoding DNA repair helicase, putative: MYAAGRFTVPFPFEPYPLQLHAMEAIREGLSAGDVVVLESPTGTGKTQILLNGVLSHMFEPVVTSVEHGIAESHEVTGESRSTGEVCADCGDGCPSFEEHRKHQRKRRKREREKRRKETFNFGGTSSSRDPFLVDQDVREEAQELSRCGALADCLSSSSSSRSSSVSHLGGEGDKSDEDVEVQPLRKPKVYFSSRTHTQLQQVTDELRRTVFCQNLVRRRSCNSVEKDGLASKVFEDAHKSPFVEPRKLRYVHVAGRQQLCLNASLKAAAGGSNERLNELCLEAMAYEYSKEGKTARKQKQQRGCADSSLPDIEDSLGSSTVSRRGCGYCQKEKLKILRDYVNIEPRDLSQMRELGQRVGACPFLVTREVLRGADVVFIPYSYLVSSEMRNALLAGTATNEHPTDLTPQAQVVSQGLSSTCRAGSTSTHSSYPTVPSKQRWEIQNGRRVPILPPDFSGDVIVVDEAHNLVDYCRNVTTAEVTLPELQVIRRLLDGYRLRYEKRLLTRNKQRLREMVAFVDKLAQHLQEAGKKSTPTATVSTFIDFTFDAEVDTVNVHLFLSFLDESRLLPKLHGLLAQMVAQVEAQISQPSGKTTKWRPTSSYSDENICSDTTNEYADPIEALLHSLAEDRRSIAATLYRFETFLRWYGLSDEYTRVILRRLPAENGSREMCRVTLELLQLELGTHTMFPVLQQAHAAVLAGGTMKPLALTCDLLLKQSAPPKELSVLKNISSLPCGTMEEGAGEQAKKIRFTEEGHVVPPSSIAVFTLATGPGGQRLEFQHARRQSWPKIFEGVGTALLNFCRVIPAGMIVFFTSYEIEELFVNIIRSSGMYDTINAVKRIFREPGSARNASSTPGYSSGCQAAASTTVDSMLEEYASWIRSERSSGALLFAVIGGKLSEGINFNDDLGRAVVVVGLPYANISEVDLQLHLRHVADTRVRTLLPSSANIATGSITTDSTDHVTVVPDGEFSASPSSAMEWGLLTDLCMRSVNQSIGRCIRHASDYAAVILLDARYVERRDIRRRIPSWMQPSIHVAQNFGDCFRRVRDFFIERRK; this comes from the coding sequence ATGTATGCGGCTGGTCGCTTCACCGTCCCGTTTCCGTTCGAGCCATATCCGTTGCAACTCCACGCCATGGAAGCAATCCGGGAGGGTCTCTCAGCGGGTGATGTTGTTGTGCTCGAATCACCTACAGGAACAGGGAAAACACAAATTCTGCTCAATGGTGTACTTTCACATATGTTCGAACCCGTCGTTACTTCAGTAGAGCATGGGATTGCAGAAAGCCACGAAGTGACTGGGGAATCGCGCTCTACCGGGGAAGTGTGTGCGGATTGTGGAGATGGTTGCCCTTCTTTCGAAGAGCATCGTAAGCATCAAAGGAAGCGGCGTAAACGAGaacgggaaaagagaaggaaggagacgTTTAACTTTGGTGGCACAAGCAGCTCAAGAGATCCGTTCCTGGTGGACCAGGATGTTCGCGAGGAGGCGCAAGAACTAAGTCGTTGTGGCGCTTTAGCAGATTGTctgtcatcttcatcttcatcacgCTCATCCTCAGTGTCTCATCTGGGGGGCGAGGGAGATAAATCCGATGAAGATGTTGAAGTACAGCCTCTGAGGAAACCAAAGGTGTATTTCTCTAGTCGCACTCACACACAGTTGCAACAAGTCACAGACGAGTTGCGCCGGACCGTCTTTTGTCAGAATCTTGTCCGACGGCGTTCATGCAACTCTGTTGAAAAAGATGGCCTCGCTTCAAAGGTCTTTGAGGATGCACATAAATCTCCGTTTGTGGAACCGCGGAAACTCCGTTATGTACATGTGGCCGGGAGACAGCAACTGTGTCTTAATGCGTCTCTGAAAGCCGCTGCCGGTGGGAGCAATGAACGACTCAATGAACTATGCTTGGAGGCTATGGCGTACGAATACTCGAAGGAGGGCAAGACAGCgcggaaacagaaacagcagAGGGGCTGCGCAGATTCCTCTCTACCTGACATTGAAGATAGTTTGGGTTCGAGCACCGTTAGCAGAAGGGGTTGTGGCTACTGTCAGAAGGAGAAGCTTAAAATTCTCCGCGATTACGTGAATATTGAACCTCGCGACCTATCGCAGATGCGGGAACTGGGTCAGCGAGTCGGTGCTTGTCCGTTTCTCGTTACACGTGAGGTTCTTCGTGGGGCGGACGTTGTGTTTATCCCGTATAGTTATCTCGTTTCATCAGAGATGCGCAATGCACTGCTTGCGGGAACTGCAACGAACGAGCACCCTACTGATTTAACACCTCAAGCACAAGTTGTATCGCAAGGACTAAGTTCCACATGCAGAGCAGGTTCAACAAGTACACATAGTAGTTACCCTACGGTGCCCTCCAAGCAACGGTGGGAAATCCAAAATGGGAGACGAGTCCCGATACTACCTCCTGATTTCAGCGGTGACGTGATTGTTGTCGATGAGGCACATAACCTTGTGGATTACTGTCGTAATGTGACGACAGCAGAGGTAACATTGCCGGAGTTACAAGTGATACGTCGGCTGCTAGACGGATACCGCCTGCGGTACGAAAAGAGACTACTAACTAGGAACAAACAACGTCTTCGTGAAATGGTGGCATTTGTTGACAAACTTGCGCAACACTTACAGGAAGCAGGGAAGAAATCCACCCCAACTGCAACGGTAAGCACCTTTATTGACTTCACATTTGATGCTGAAGTTGATACTGTGAATGTCCACCTCTTTCTTAGTTTCTTGGATGAGAGTCGATTACTACCAAAGTTGCACGGTCTCCTGGCGCAAATGGTCGCGCAAGTGGAGGCGCAGATTAGCCAACCCTCAGGGAAGACAACGAAGTGGCGCCCAACGTCATCATATAGCGATGAGAATATTTGTTCGGATACCACAAATGAATATGCTGACCCAATTGAGGCGCTTTTGCATTCATTGGCTGAGGATCGCCGATCGATAGCAGCCACGCTGTATCGTTTTGAAACGTTTCTACGGTGGTATGGACTATCTGACGAGTACACACGCGTGATACTAAGACGTTTGCCCGCTGAAAACGGCAGCAGGGAAATGTGCAGGGTTACGTTAGAGTTGCTACAACTGGAATTGGGAACACACACGATGTTCCCTGTGCTTCAGCAGGCCCACGCCGCCGTGTTGGCGGGTGGGACGATGAAACCTCTTGCTCTAACTTGTGACCTTCTACTGAAGCAATCTGCACCACCTAAGGAGTTATCGGTGCTAAAAAACATTAGTTCTCTGCCGTGTGGAACCATGGAAGAAGGGGCTGGCGAACAAGCTAAGAAAATTCGTTTCACAGAAGAAGGACATGTAGTTCCACCATCGTCCATAGCAGTGTTTACGTTGGCAACCGGGCCGGGTGGACAGCGTTTGGAATTTCAGCATGCTCGACGGCAGTCATGGCCAAAGATTTTTGAAGGTGTTGGTACAGCGCTTCTCAACTTTTGCCGAGTAATCCCCGCGGGAATGATagttttctttacttcataCGAGATAGAGGAACTTTTTGTTAATATCATTCGCAGTTCCGGTATGTACGATACGATCAACGCAGTGAAGCGAATATTTCGGGAACCCGGGTCCGCTAGGAATGCAAGTTCTACTCCCGGTTACAGCAGTGGGTGTCAAGCCGCGGCCTCCACAACTGTTGATTCGATGCTTGAAGAGTACGCCTCATGGATTCGCTCAGAACGCTCATCTGGCGCACTTCTATTCGCCGTAATTGGGGGTAAGTTATCGGAAGGCATTAATTTCAATGATGATCTTGGACgggctgttgttgttgtgggtcTTCCCTACGCCAATATCAGCGAGGTGGATCTGCAACTGCACCTTCGACATGTGGCGGACACGCGGGTGAGAACTTTATTACCATCCTCTGCTAACATTGCTACGGGGAGCATTACCACCGATAGCACTGACCATGTTACGGTTGTACCTGATGGAGAATTTTCGGCATCACCATCCTCTGCAATGGAGTGGGGTTTATTGACAGATTTGTGCATGCGCTCCGTCAATCAAAGTATTGGGCGTTGCATCCGTCACGCCTCTGACTACGCCGCTGTCATCCTACTGGATGCACGTTACGTTGAACGGAGAGACATACGTCGTCGTATTCCTTCATGGATGCAACCATCCATCCATGTTGCCCAAAACTTTGGCGACTGCTTCCGCCGTGTTCGGGATTTTTTTATCGAGCGGCGGAAGTGA
- a CDS encoding arginine N-methyltransferase, putative, with amino-acid sequence MSPKKNSASRPSNNGGGGKTGGGNGNVSHRTDNEQSGNNLSERIIANESLLATESERHATSKSLYGDCTARISGNLSCIHDRVRLRAYESVLRSIKGKSVLHLGCGMGLVSMIAARSLASAVVAVDRSAIVDAAQVVAKKNGLNNISFFRGALVDVVQNFPVRQFDVIICEWMGPFLINDPLLEEALYARNNLLASNGVMCPDSSSIHVVGVSDYCFHMDTVEFWGNVYGFKMEPMKALVQREVEMCRVPTSSIVTTTCLAHTVNIASINNLDDKSSLNDFVVPFSVRATKDTTVNFLTFYIDARFTNPHDPGANFVLGVRPGGTNPWTETSVALHEPLPLKGGEVLSGELKVCLLNPTRGITTVEVTARTSGNVVNIETKGTYNYQRY; translated from the coding sequence ATGtcaccaaagaaaaactcGGCATCGCGACCATCAAATAACGGTGGAGGCGGAAAAACAGGGGGAGGAAACGGCAATGTCAGTCACAGAACTGACAACGAACAGAGCGGGAATAATTTATCGGAGCGCATTATCGCCAATGAATCCCTCCTTGCAACAGAAAGTGAGAGGCATGCCACCTCTAAAAGTCTTTATGGGGATTGCACTGCACGAATATCAGGGAATCTATCCTGTATTCACGATCGTGTCCGACTGCGAGCATACGAGTCTGTACTGAGGAGTATCAAAGGCAAATCTGTATTGCATTTGGGGTGCGGAATGGGGTTGGTTTCCATGATTGCAGCGCGAAGCCTCGCCTccgctgttgttgcagtGGACCGTTCCGCAATTGTAGACGCCGCGCAAGTGGTGGCGAAGAAAAATGGGTTAAACAATATTAGTTTCTTCCGGGGTGCTCTTGTGGACGTTGTTCAAAACTTTCCCGTGCGGCAGTTTGACGTCATCATCTGTGAATGGATGGGACCATTCTTGATCAATGACCCACTGCTAGAAGAGGCTCTTTATGCCCGTAATAATTTACTCGCGAGCAACGGTGTTATGTGTCCTGACAGTTCATCCATTCACGTTGTCGGCGTCAGTGATTATTGTTTTCACATGGATACCGTGGAATTCTGGGGTAACGTATATGGTTTCAAGATGGAACCGATGAAAGCACTTGTGCAACGGGAGGTGGAGATGTGTCGTGTCCCCACCTCTAGTATCGTTACCACTACGTGTCTTGCCCACACAGTCAATATCGCATCGATTAACAATTTGGATGATAAATCGAGTTTGAACGATTTTGTGGTGCCCTTCAGCGTGCGAGCAACCAAAGACACGACGGTTAACTTTCTCACATTTTACATAGACGCCCGTTTCACCAACCCTCACGATCCCGGTGCTAATTTTGTGTTGGGCGTCCGTCCAGGTGGCACCAATCCGTGGACGGAAACGAGTGTTGCTCTTCATGAACCCCTTCCACTGAAGGGTGGCGAAGTGTTGAGCGGTGAGTtgaaggtgtgtttgttGAACCCAACTCGGGGAATTACAACCGTAGAGGTGACCGCACGCACGTCTGGTAATGTTGTAAACATTGAGACGAAAGGCACGTACAACTACCAAAGGTATTGA